One Trachemys scripta elegans isolate TJP31775 unplaced genomic scaffold, CAS_Tse_1.0 scaffold_28, whole genome shotgun sequence genomic window carries:
- the LOC117870410 gene encoding megakaryocyte and platelet inhibitory receptor G6b-like translates to MGSAVWVLLALLAPGPLRGSPPRLEVREAGGQILLPCGARGPRLRWVWSPRYPKCAGDPGDQLEIARLPPGPEPPLDQFRGRLDPHPSSLGALLLRALVMSDSGTFTCHGESGAEPPIQLEVTGGCRNNLTVSSNWTSPSALTLHCQRCPLLAGSASFRWFLNSQSLGNRGWATKSQLGATVRLDPSRRGAWGRWECHLIGTSSRGFEFCLEPPLGAGGAGPSSEWGIWVVAAVLGLIGAGLGAWHLWRWRRRRGRNRRNQNRKENKTGAPGHRLCPLEEPRLGAKSTERRLVPQSRERKVPGTLLYAEVQHPLVARAPAPPPHGATVYATIV, encoded by the exons ATGGGCTCAGCCGTCTGGGTCCTGCTGGCCCTGCTGGCACCTGGCCCGCTGCggg gttCCCCCCCACGGCTGGAGGTGCGGGAGGCCGGGGGTCAGATCCTGCtgccctgtggggcccggggcccccGGCTGCGCTGGGTCTGGTCCCCCCGATACCCCAAATGCGCCGGTGACCCCGGAGACCAGCTCGAAATCGCCCGTCTGCCCCCTGGGCCGGAGCCCCCCCTGGACCAGTTCAGGGGGCGCCTGGATCCTCACCCCTCCAGTCTGGGGGCCCTGCTGCTCCGGGCCCTGGTCATGAGCGACTCGGGGACCTTCACGTGCCACGGGGAGTCTGGGGCCGAGCCCCCCATCCAGCTGGAGGTGACAGGAG GCTGTCGGAACAACCTCACCGTCTCCTCCAACTGGACGTCCCCCTCAGCCCTGACCCTTCACTGccagcgctgccccctgctggctggctcGGCCTCCTTCCGCTGGTTCCTCAACTCCCAGTCCCTGGGCAACCGGGGCTGGGCTACCAAGAGCCAGCTGGGGGCTACTGTGAGGCTGGACCCATCCCGGCGCGGGGCCTGGGGGCGCTGGGAATGTCACCTCATTGGTACCTCCTCTCGGGGCTTTGAGTTCTGCCTGGAGCCCCCCCTCggggcaggaggagcag GCCCCAGCTCTGAGTGGGGGATCTGGGTTGTGGCAGCGGTTCTGGGTCTGATCGGCGCAGGGCTGGGCGCTTGGCATCTGTGGAGGTGGAGACGGAGACGGGGCAG GAACCGACGGAATCAAAACAGAAAAGAGAACAAAACAG GAGCCCCCGGGCACCGTTTATGCCCCTTGGAAGAGCCACGGCTTGGAGCCAAATCGACCGAAAGACGCCTCGTGCCCCAGAGTCGGGAAAGAAaa gtcCCAGGCACCCTGCTTTATGCTGAAGTCCAGCACCCCCTGGTGGCtcgagccccagcccctcccccacacggTGCCACGGTCTATGCCACTATTGTCTGA
- the LOC117870411 gene encoding carcinoembryonic antigen-related cell adhesion molecule 1-like isoform X2, with protein sequence MGFAVWVLLGLLAPGPLWGSPPRLEVREAGGQILLLCGAQGPQLRWVWSPRYPKCAGDPGDLLEIARLPPGLEPPPAQFRGRLDPQSSSLGALLLRDLVMSDSGTFTCHGESGAEPPIRLEVTGGCQNKLTVSSNRTSPSALTLHCQRCPLLAGSAQFRWFLNSQPLGNRGWATKSQLGATVRLDPSRRGAWGHWECHLHGTSSRGFEFCLEPPLGAGGAGPSSECWMWVTAPMAVLGLIGAGLGAWHLWRWRRRRGSNQRNQNKRENETGPRHPALC encoded by the exons ATGGGCTTCGCCGTCTGGGTCCTGCTGGGCCTGCTGGCACCTGGCCCGCTGTggg GTTCCCCCCCGCGGCTGGAGGTGCGGGAGGCCGGGGGTCAGATCCTGCTgctctgtggggcccagggcccccAGCTGCGCTGGGTCTGGTCCCCCCGATACCCCAAATGCGCCGGCGACCCCGGAGACCTGCTTGAAATCGCCCGTCTGCCCCCCGGGCTGgagccccccccagcccagttTAGGGGGCGCCTGGACCCCCAGTCCTCCAGCCTGGGGGCCCTGCTGCTCCGGGACCTGGTCATGAGCGACTCGGGGACCTTCACGTGCCACGGGGAGTCTGGGGCCGAGCCCCCCATCCGGCTGGAGGTGACAGGAG GCTGTCAGAACAAACTCACCGTCTCCTCCAACCGGACGTCCCCCTCAGCCCTGACCCTCCACTGccagcgctgccccctgctggctggctcGGCCCAGTTCCGCTGGTTCCTCAACTCCCAGCCCCTGGGCAACCGGGGCTGGGCTACCAAGAGCCAGCTGGGGGCTACCGTGAGGCTGGACCCGTCCCGGCGCGGGGCCTGGGGGCACTGGGAATGTCACCTCCATGGCACCTCCTCTCGGGGCTTTGAGTTCTGCCTGGAGCCCCCCCTCGGGGCAGGAGGCGCAG GCCCCAGCTCTGAGTGTTGGATGTGGGTCACGGCACCAATGGCGGTTCTGGGTCTGATCGGCGCAGGGCTGGGCGCTTGGCACCTGTGGAGGTGGAGACGGAGACGGGGCAG TAACCAACGGAATCAAAACAAACGAGAGAACGAaacag gtcCCAGGCACCCTGCTTTATGCTGA
- the LOC117870411 gene encoding uncharacterized protein LOC117870411 isoform X1: MGFAVWVLLGLLAPGPLWGSPPRLEVREAGGQILLLCGAQGPQLRWVWSPRYPKCAGDPGDLLEIARLPPGLEPPPAQFRGRLDPQSSSLGALLLRDLVMSDSGTFTCHGESGAEPPIRLEVTGGCQNKLTVSSNRTSPSALTLHCQRCPLLAGSAQFRWFLNSQPLGNRGWATKSQLGATVRLDPSRRGAWGHWECHLHGTSSRGFEFCLEPPLGAGGAGPSSECWMWVTAPMAVLGLIGAGLGAWHLWRWRRRRGSNQRNQNKRENETGAPGPRLPPWKSCSLEPNRPKNTLCPRVGKEK; the protein is encoded by the exons ATGGGCTTCGCCGTCTGGGTCCTGCTGGGCCTGCTGGCACCTGGCCCGCTGTggg GTTCCCCCCCGCGGCTGGAGGTGCGGGAGGCCGGGGGTCAGATCCTGCTgctctgtggggcccagggcccccAGCTGCGCTGGGTCTGGTCCCCCCGATACCCCAAATGCGCCGGCGACCCCGGAGACCTGCTTGAAATCGCCCGTCTGCCCCCCGGGCTGgagccccccccagcccagttTAGGGGGCGCCTGGACCCCCAGTCCTCCAGCCTGGGGGCCCTGCTGCTCCGGGACCTGGTCATGAGCGACTCGGGGACCTTCACGTGCCACGGGGAGTCTGGGGCCGAGCCCCCCATCCGGCTGGAGGTGACAGGAG GCTGTCAGAACAAACTCACCGTCTCCTCCAACCGGACGTCCCCCTCAGCCCTGACCCTCCACTGccagcgctgccccctgctggctggctcGGCCCAGTTCCGCTGGTTCCTCAACTCCCAGCCCCTGGGCAACCGGGGCTGGGCTACCAAGAGCCAGCTGGGGGCTACCGTGAGGCTGGACCCGTCCCGGCGCGGGGCCTGGGGGCACTGGGAATGTCACCTCCATGGCACCTCCTCTCGGGGCTTTGAGTTCTGCCTGGAGCCCCCCCTCGGGGCAGGAGGCGCAG GCCCCAGCTCTGAGTGTTGGATGTGGGTCACGGCACCAATGGCGGTTCTGGGTCTGATCGGCGCAGGGCTGGGCGCTTGGCACCTGTGGAGGTGGAGACGGAGACGGGGCAG TAACCAACGGAATCAAAACAAACGAGAGAACGAaacag GAGCCCCTGGGCCCCGTTTACCCCCTTGGAAGAGCTGCAGCTTGGAGCCAAATCGACCGAAAAACACCTTGTGCCCCAGAGTTGGGAAAGAAAAGTGA
- the LOC117870382 gene encoding uncharacterized protein LOC117870382: MHPQLLPLALALLAAVPPGAQAGPEVRKEAGSTVELPCNLTGPSLSWRWIPRYPVCAGVSGGIQTIYTAIVGGAGNSLLERFRKWLRLLTDQGTRTSVFELQTLHMSDSGVFFCASPRQNATPISVTITPGCPAGASIAAVPKEPVGEGASVSLSCTPCGAQGPTSPPAGGATWLLNGKPPPDSTALRILRSKVTIEGFSSSLEGLWSCRLPGDPPRSGDYCLERDLGGHGTQESPPPGPIPTSPDTGTPGALLPLVGGCAGAALALVLVGAIAVICCRRRWPRDASATLPATKMDGKWEQWAEQPGPTEAGGAEQKPPSADPLPAGEVTSLELVPLALCSGAMIAHHGEFLVVQIGFKLLDSPDNGTTFLLNGSVKGAKDREGGYGHQVSYTAEKWWH, translated from the exons GCCCAGAGGTGAGGAAAGAAGCCGGCTCGACTGTGGAACTTCCCTGCAACCTGACGGGGCCGAGCCTGAGTTGGCGGTGGATCCCGCGCTACCCGGTCTGCGCTGGTGTTAGCGGTGGGATACAGACGATCTACACAGCGATTGTAGGTGGGGCAGGGAATAGCCTGCTGGAGAGATTTAGGAAGTGGCTGCGTCTCCTAACGGATCAGGGAACCCGAACCTCCGTCTTCGAACTTCAAACCCTCCACATGAGCGACTCGGGGGTCTTCTTCTGTGCCAGCCCCAGGCAGAACGCCACGCCGATCTCCGTGACCATCACGCCCG GCTGCCCGGCCGGGGCGTCCATCGCCGCGGTCCCCAAGGAGCCGGTCGGGGAGGGAGCATCTGTGTCCCTTTCCTGTACCCCCTGTGGGGCGCAGGGACCCACATCacccccagcagggggcgccacgTGGCTACTTAATGGGAAGCCGCCACCAGACTCCACAGCCCTTCGGATCCTGAGGTCCAAGGTGACGATAGAGGGTTTCTCCAGCTCGTTGGAGGGTCTGTGGAGCTGCCGCCTGCCTGGGGATCCCCCCCGGTCTGGGGACTACTGCCTGGAGCGCGACCTGGGGGGGCACGGGACCCAGGAGAGCCCCCCACCCGGCCCCATCCCCACCAGTCCAG ACACCGGCACCCCAGGCGCTCTCCTGCCTCTGGTCGGGGGCTGCGCGGGGGCTGCTCTGGCCCTGGTCCTCGTGGGCGCCATTGCTGTAATTTGCTGCAGGAGGCGCTGGCCGAGGGATGCCAG CGCGACCCTCCCGGCGACGAAGATGGACGGAAAGTGGGAACAATGGG CCGAGCAGCCCGGCCCCACGGAGGCTGGCGGAGCCGAGCAGAAGCCTCCGTCGGCTGACCCCCTGCCTGCTGGCGAggtaac CAGCCTGGAGTTGGTCCCCTTGGCCTTGTGCAGCGGGGCCATGATCGCTCACCACGGTGAATTTCTTGTTGTACAAATAGGGTTTAAGCTGCTTGACAGCCCGGACAATGGCACAACGTTCCTTCTCAATGGGAGCGTAAAGGGAGCCAAGGACAGGGAAGGAGGATACGGCCATCAAGTGAGTTACACGGCAGAGAAAtggtggcactag